From the Gemmatimonadales bacterium genome, one window contains:
- a CDS encoding bifunctional homocysteine S-methyltransferase/methylenetetrahydrofolate reductase codes for MPDLRQLLADGHVHVSDGAMGTMLYSKGVFLNVCYDELNLRQPDIIREIHREYVRAGAEVIETNTFGANPVKLAHHGLADDTETINEAAARLAREAAGDRACVVGAIGPLGIRIEPFGETSVEEAQAAFARQAAGLLAGGVDGFLLETFSDVEELRAAVNGVRGLSDLPIIAQMTVGEDGRTHYGTAPSTFGPAIAAMGVDVIGVNCSVGPHGVLEAIEHLARVVDLPLSAMPNAGLPRDVGGRKMYMASPEYMATYAKRMVEAGARIVGGCCGTTPEHIKAMVGFVQSASPRHAHLTVAPATAQGVPALPLAERSKLGAKLAAGAFVTTVEIVPPKGVDPAPMYAQVRALKAAGVDAVNVPDGPRAQSRMGALLSGLLIEREVGLEAVVHYACRDRNLLGMLSDLLGAAAAGLRNLLIITGDPPKMGPYPDATAVFDIDAIGLTNLVSRLNHGLDPGGNAIGAPTRFVIGVGANPTAPDIEREMSRLAWKVDAGAEYVVTQPVFDLEQLDRFLERASKHRIPVIAGLWPLVSLRNAEFLANEVPGVSVPLAVLERMRVASAAGREAGLAEGVQIAREMLEAVRPRVQGVQIAAPLGRVPVVLEVLGTE; via the coding sequence ATGCCTGACCTGCGCCAGCTGCTCGCCGACGGCCATGTCCACGTTTCCGACGGCGCGATGGGGACGATGCTCTACAGCAAGGGCGTCTTCCTCAACGTCTGTTACGACGAACTCAACCTCCGGCAGCCCGACATCATCCGCGAGATTCATCGCGAGTACGTCCGCGCGGGCGCCGAGGTGATCGAAACGAACACCTTCGGCGCCAATCCCGTGAAGCTGGCGCACCACGGACTGGCGGACGACACCGAGACGATCAACGAGGCGGCCGCGCGCCTGGCGCGAGAGGCGGCCGGGGATCGCGCGTGTGTGGTAGGCGCCATCGGTCCGCTCGGTATCCGCATCGAGCCGTTCGGCGAGACCTCGGTGGAGGAGGCGCAGGCGGCCTTCGCACGACAGGCGGCCGGGCTCCTGGCCGGCGGCGTGGACGGCTTCCTCCTGGAGACGTTCAGCGACGTTGAGGAACTCCGCGCGGCGGTGAACGGCGTCCGCGGCCTGTCCGACCTGCCGATCATCGCCCAGATGACCGTCGGCGAGGACGGACGGACCCACTACGGGACGGCGCCCTCCACCTTCGGACCGGCCATCGCCGCCATGGGGGTGGATGTCATCGGAGTGAACTGCTCCGTTGGCCCGCACGGAGTCCTCGAGGCCATTGAGCACCTGGCGCGGGTCGTCGACCTCCCCCTGAGCGCCATGCCCAACGCCGGCCTCCCGCGCGACGTCGGCGGCCGCAAGATGTACATGGCCTCACCAGAGTACATGGCCACCTACGCGAAGCGGATGGTCGAGGCGGGCGCGCGCATCGTGGGTGGGTGCTGCGGCACCACCCCCGAGCATATCAAGGCGATGGTGGGCTTCGTGCAGAGCGCCTCGCCGCGCCACGCCCACCTGACCGTCGCGCCGGCCACGGCGCAAGGCGTCCCCGCCCTGCCGCTCGCCGAGCGCTCGAAGCTGGGCGCCAAGCTGGCTGCGGGGGCGTTTGTCACCACGGTTGAAATCGTACCGCCCAAGGGAGTCGACCCGGCACCGATGTACGCGCAGGTGCGCGCGCTCAAGGCCGCCGGGGTGGACGCGGTCAACGTGCCGGATGGACCCCGGGCGCAGAGTCGGATGGGCGCCCTGCTCTCGGGGCTGCTCATCGAGCGCGAGGTGGGGCTCGAGGCGGTCGTCCATTACGCCTGCCGCGACCGTAACCTGCTCGGCATGCTCTCCGACCTGCTCGGCGCGGCCGCGGCGGGGCTCCGAAATCTCCTCATCATCACGGGCGATCCGCCCAAGATGGGCCCCTACCCCGACGCGACCGCCGTCTTTGACATCGACGCCATCGGGTTGACGAACCTCGTCTCCCGACTGAACCATGGACTCGACCCCGGCGGCAACGCCATCGGCGCGCCGACCCGGTTCGTGATCGGCGTGGGCGCCAACCCCACCGCGCCGGATATCGAGCGGGAAATGTCCCGCCTGGCATGGAAGGTGGACGCCGGCGCCGAGTATGTCGTCACTCAGCCGGTGTTCGACCTCGAGCAATTGGACCGGTTCCTTGAACGCGCCTCGAAGCACCGCATTCCGGTCATCGCGGGGCTCTGGCCGCTCGTCTCGCTCCGCAACGCGGAGTTCCTGGCCAACGAAGTGCCCGGTGTCTCGGTGCCCCTCGCCGTGCTGGAGCGGATGCGGGTGGCCAGCGCCGCTGGACGGGAGGCGGGGCTCGCGGAAGGGGTCCAAATTGCCCGCGAAATGCTCGAGGCGGTGCGGCCGCGCGTGCAGGGCGTGCAGATAGCCGCGCCCCTCGGGCGGGTGCCGGTGGTGCTGGAGGTGCTGGGGACGGAGTGA
- a CDS encoding acyl-CoA dehydrogenase, with protein sequence MTELSMTIPPLTTLTEEEEMFRSAVRDFAESEIRPHVHDMDARAQFNADIIPKFFELGLMGVEIPEQFGGAGGNIFLAVLAIEELARVDASAAIYVDVHNTLVNNCVLRWGSPEIHKKYLPRMASDMLGAFALSEPASGSDAFALETKAERKGDHWELTGRKFWITNGAEAELFIVFANTDFSKGYKGITGFLIEKGFPGFKVGKKEDKLGIRASSTTELILENCVVPDENVLGPVGLGYKIAIETLNEGRIGIGAQMIGVATGALEAATAYLKERKQFGKPIAEFQGVQFQLAQMGTELEAAKLMVYNAARIKCAGQPFLREAAMAKLFSSQVADRITSQCLELFGGYGYSKEYPAEKFYRDAKIGTIYEGTSNMQLQTIAKLMLK encoded by the coding sequence ATGACCGAACTTTCCATGACCATCCCTCCTCTGACGACGCTGACCGAGGAAGAGGAGATGTTCCGGAGTGCCGTCCGCGACTTCGCCGAATCGGAAATCCGGCCGCATGTCCACGACATGGACGCCCGCGCCCAGTTCAACGCCGACATCATCCCCAAGTTCTTCGAGCTCGGCCTGATGGGGGTCGAGATCCCCGAACAGTTCGGTGGCGCGGGCGGCAACATCTTCCTGGCCGTGCTCGCCATCGAGGAGCTGGCCCGGGTCGATGCCTCGGCGGCCATCTACGTGGACGTCCACAACACCCTGGTCAACAACTGCGTCCTGCGGTGGGGGTCACCGGAAATCCACAAGAAGTACCTGCCGAGGATGGCGAGCGACATGCTCGGCGCCTTCGCGCTGTCCGAGCCGGCGAGCGGCAGCGACGCCTTCGCCCTCGAAACGAAGGCCGAGCGGAAGGGCGATCACTGGGAGCTGACTGGTCGGAAGTTCTGGATCACCAACGGCGCGGAGGCGGAGCTCTTCATCGTCTTCGCCAACACCGACTTCTCCAAGGGCTACAAGGGGATCACCGGGTTCCTGATCGAGAAGGGCTTCCCGGGCTTCAAGGTGGGCAAGAAGGAGGACAAGCTCGGCATCCGCGCCTCGAGCACGACCGAGCTGATTCTCGAGAATTGCGTCGTGCCCGACGAGAACGTCCTCGGCCCGGTCGGCCTCGGCTACAAGATTGCCATCGAGACGCTGAATGAGGGCCGCATCGGGATCGGCGCCCAGATGATCGGCGTGGCCACCGGCGCCCTCGAAGCCGCCACTGCCTACCTGAAGGAGCGGAAGCAGTTCGGGAAGCCGATCGCCGAATTCCAGGGCGTCCAGTTCCAGCTGGCGCAGATGGGCACCGAGCTGGAGGCCGCCAAGCTGATGGTGTACAACGCGGCGCGGATCAAGTGTGCCGGGCAGCCGTTCCTCCGCGAGGCCGCCATGGCCAAGCTCTTCAGCTCGCAGGTGGCCGATCGCATCACCTCCCAATGCCTCGAGCTCTTTGGTGGGTATGGCTACTCCAAGGAGTACCCCGCAGAGAAGTTCTATCGGGATGCAAAAATCGGCACGATCTACGAGGGTACGAGCAACATGCAACTCCAGACCATCGCC